From Streptomyces sp. SCSIO 75703:
CCTACGCCGAGGCCACCGTCCCCCTCATCACCGTCATCACCCGCAAGGCCTTCGGCGGCGCCTACGACGTGATGGGCTCCAAACACCTCGGCGCCGACCTCAACCTCGCCTGGCCCACCGCCCAGATCGCCGTCATGGGCGCCCAGGGCGCCGTCAACATCCTCCACCGCCGCACCCTCGCCCACGCCGAGACCACCGACGACGCCGAAGCCACCCGCGCACGCCTCATGCGTGACTACGAGGACGCCCTCCTCAACCCCTACACCGCCGCCGAACGCGGCTACGTCGACGCCGTCATCATGCCCCACGACACCCGCCGCCACATCGTCCAGGGACTACGCCAACTCCGCACCAAACGCGAAACCCTCCCCCCGAAGAAACACGGCAACATCCCCCTCTGACCACACCCTCCCCCCACACCCCCACCACCACCAGAACACCCCCACCAGGACCACCCCCACCGGGACCACCCCAGGAGCCACCGTGATCAAGGTCGTCCGCGGCAACCCCACCCCCGAAGAACTCGCCGCCGCCCTGGCCGTGGTCCGGGCGCGCGCCGTGGCGGCACAGGCACTGCCGGCCGGCACGCCGGCTCCCCGGGACTCCTGGTCCGACCCGGCCCGCATCGCCGGCCACCGGCTGCCCCAGCCGGGCCCGGCCTCCTGGAGCCGCACCTACTGGCCGGGGGCGTGAGCCGCCACAGCGCGCCCTGGGCACACGCCGGAGCCTGACCCGGGACCCGGGCCCCCGCACTCACGTACGTACGCCGGAGCCTGAACCAGGACCCGGGCCACCCGCACGTACGCCAGGGCCCCGCGCACCCGCACGCCGGGCCCGTACGCGGGTCCGGCGCCGCGTCCGCGCCCCCGCGCTCGCCCGCCCCCGCTCCACGCCGTGGGCAAGTTGAGTACGCGTACTCAGGCGGGGTGCCGGTCCGGGCCGGACGATGGCGGCATGCTGTGGTCCGACCCCGAGAACGAGCCGCCCGAGGAACTGCGGGACACGCAGGCCATGCTGCGGCGGCTGAGCGTTCTGCTGGCGCTGGCCATGGTGCTCACCATGATCGTGATCGGGGTGCGGTAGGCCGCGGGGACGGCGCGGCCGGCGGCGGGCTCGCCATTAGGCTGGCGGCATGACAGATCAGCCGCGCCGCCGACTCGTCCTCGCCTCCCAGTCGCCCGCCCGGCTCGGGCTGCTGCGCCAGGCCGGTCTGGCCCCCGAGGTGATGGTGAGCGGCGTCGACGAGGACGCCGTGAGCGCGCCCACCCCCGCCGAACTGGCCCTCGCCCTCGCCGAGGCCAAGGCGTCCGTCGTGGCCGCGAGGCCCGAGGCGCAGGGCGCCCTGGTGGTCGGCTGTGACTCGGTGCTCGACCTGGACGGGCGGGCGCTCGGCAAGCCCGCCGACGCCGAGGAGGCCATCGCCCGCTGGAAGGCGATGCGCGGCCGGGCGGGCACGCTCCAGACCGGGCACTGCGTCCACGACACGCTCTCGGGGCGTTACGCCTCGGCCACCGCCTCCACCGTCGTCCGCTTCGGCGAGCCGACCGACGAGGAGATCGCCGCCTACGTGGCCTCCGGCGAGCCGTTGCACGTCGCGGGGGCCTTCACGCTGGACGGCCGTTCGGCCCCGTTCCTCGACGGCATCGACGGCGACCACGGGAACGTGATCGGCATCAGCCTGCCCCTGCTGCGCCGCCTGCTCGCCGAACTCGGAGTGGCCCTCACGGACTTGTGGGCCCCGGCGGCGGACTGACCGCGATCGCGCCCTCGCCCGGGCCCGCCACGGGCTCCTGGGCCCGCCGCGGCGGCTCCGGGGACTCGTGGGGCCCCTGCGTCCCGTCCGGCCCCCGGTCCCCCGGCGGCTCCCGTGTCCCCCGAGGCCCCTGCCCGTCATGGGTCATCAGCAGCAGCACGAGGAGCGCGAGAATCAGGATCATGACGGCGAAGGCGCCGGGGCCCACCAGCCCCCAGGCGACGGCGCCGAGCAGTCCGTGCACCACGGCCGCCCCGATCAGCAGGGCGCGGCCGAGTCCGGCGGGCCGGCGCCCGCGCACCGCCACCAGCAGGGCCACGAGCGCGGCCAGGGCGAGGAAGGCCCCGAAGGCGACGCCGGCGGCCTTCGAGGACACGGACATCACGTCGGGATCCAGGCCCGCGAGGGACATCTCCTGGCGGTCGACGACGACCCCCAGGAACCAGTTGAGCGCCACGGCGCCGAACGCCTCGGCGAAGAGCACGACCGCCACGATGCACGCCACCGGTCTGCGCACCACCGGCCCCCACCCACTTTCGAGCACGACTGTGGTTACCCCGAGTATCCTCGGGTCGACGCGAACGCTACTCACCGGTAAACGTGGCGACAAGGGGTCTGCCGAGGGCAAAGAATCGTTGGGCCATTCGTAGGGACTCCACAAAGAATCACGGCGGGCCGCAGCGCGCTCTCACAGAGACCTTGGCCACATCGGAGGGCTAGGGTTTTCCGAAGGGGCCCTGTGTACCAAGGTGCGACATGGGCTTTCGCGGGTCGAGCGGGCCGCGCGTCACGCTCCGTGTGGGCAAGCTCACCATCGGGGACGGGTCGATGTGCCGTGTCGGCAGTCCCTAAACTCGGCTTGTTTCAAGGAGGGAGCCTCAATCGTGCGCAAGGTGCTCATCGCCAACCGTGGCGAAATCGCTGTCCGCGTGGCCCGGGCGTGCCGGGATGCGGGGATCGCGAGTGTGGCGGTGTACGCGGACCCGGACCGGGACGCTCTGCATGTCCGTGCCGCTGATGAGGCGTTCGCTTTGGGTGGTGACACGCCCGGGACGAGTTATCTGGATGTCGGGAAGGTGTTGCGGGCGGCGGCGGAGTCGGGGGCGGACGCGGTCCATCCCGGTTACGGTTTCCTCTCCGAGAACGCCGATTTCGCCCAGGCGGTGCTGGACGCGGGGCTGATCTGGATCGGTCCGCCGCCGCAGGCGATCCGGGACCTCGGTGACAAGGTCGCCGCCCGGCACATCGCCCAGCGTGCCGGCGCGCCGCTGGTGGCCGGCACCCCCGACCCCGTCTCCGGCGCCGACGAGGTCGTCGCCTTCGCGCAGGAACACGGCCTGCCGATCGCGATCAAGGCCGCCTTCGGCGGCGGCGGACGCGGCCTGAAGGTCGCCCGCACCCTCGACGAGGTACCCGAACTGTACGAGTCGGCGGTCCGCGAGGCGGTGGCCGCCTTCGGCCGCGGCGAATGCTTCGTCGAGCGCTACCTCGACAAGCCCCGCCACGTGGAGACCCAGTGCCTGGCCGACACCCACGGCAACGTGGTCGTCGTCTCCACCCGCGACTGCTCCCTGCAGCGCCGCCACCAAAAACTCGTCGAGGAAGCCCCCGCCCCCTTCCTCTCCGACACCCAGAACCAGCAGCTCTACACCGCCTCCAAGGCCATCCTGAAGGAAGCCGGCTACGTCGGCGCCGGCACCGTCGAGTTCCTCGTCGGCCTCGACGGCACCATCTCCTTCCTCGAGGTCAACACCCGCCTCCAGGTCGAACACCCCGTCACCGAGGAAGTCGCCGGCATCGACCTCGTCCGCGAGATGTTCCGCATCGCCGACGGCGAAGCCCTCGGCTACGACGACCCGCCCCTGCGCGGCCACTCCTTCGAGTTCCGCATCAACGGCGAGGACCCCGGCCGCGGCTTCCTGCCCGCCCCCGGCACCGTCACCCGCTTCACCCCGCCCACCGGCCCCGGCGTCCGCCTCGACACCGGCGTCGAGACCGGCTCCGTCATCGGACCCGCCTGGGACTCCCTCCTCGCCAAACTCATCGTCACCGGCCGCACCCGCCAGGAAGCCCTCCAGCGCGCCGCCCGCGCCCTCGACGAATTCCACATCGAGGGCATGGCCACCGCCATCCCCTTCCACCGCGCCGTCGTCCGCGACCCCGCCTTCGCCCCCGAACTCACCGGCACCCACGACCCGTTCACGGTCCACACCCGCTGGATCGAAACCGAGTTCACCAACACGATCCCGCCCTTCACCACCCCCGCCGACACCGACACCGACACCGACGACAGCAGCCGCGAGACCGTCGTCGTCGAGGTCGGCGGCAAACGCCTGGAAGTGTCCCTGCCCGTCTCCCTGGGCATGTCCCTGGCCCGCACCGGCCTCGCCGCCGGCGCCAAACCCAAACGCCGCGCCACCAAGAAGTCCG
This genomic window contains:
- a CDS encoding acyl-CoA carboxylase epsilon subunit translates to MIKVVRGNPTPEELAAALAVVRARAVAAQALPAGTPAPRDSWSDPARIAGHRLPQPGPASWSRTYWPGA
- a CDS encoding acetyl/propionyl/methylcrotonyl-CoA carboxylase subunit alpha, with product MRKVLIANRGEIAVRVARACRDAGIASVAVYADPDRDALHVRAADEAFALGGDTPGTSYLDVGKVLRAAAESGADAVHPGYGFLSENADFAQAVLDAGLIWIGPPPQAIRDLGDKVAARHIAQRAGAPLVAGTPDPVSGADEVVAFAQEHGLPIAIKAAFGGGGRGLKVARTLDEVPELYESAVREAVAAFGRGECFVERYLDKPRHVETQCLADTHGNVVVVSTRDCSLQRRHQKLVEEAPAPFLSDTQNQQLYTASKAILKEAGYVGAGTVEFLVGLDGTISFLEVNTRLQVEHPVTEEVAGIDLVREMFRIADGEALGYDDPPLRGHSFEFRINGEDPGRGFLPAPGTVTRFTPPTGPGVRLDTGVETGSVIGPAWDSLLAKLIVTGRTRQEALQRAARALDEFHIEGMATAIPFHRAVVRDPAFAPELTGTHDPFTVHTRWIETEFTNTIPPFTTPADTDTDTDDSSRETVVVEVGGKRLEVSLPVSLGMSLARTGLAAGAKPKRRATKKSGPAASGDTLASPMQGTIVKIAVEDGQEVKEGDLIVVLEAMKMEQPLNAHKSGTIKGLSAQVGASLTSGAPICEIKD
- a CDS encoding nucleoside triphosphate pyrophosphatase is translated as MTDQPRRRLVLASQSPARLGLLRQAGLAPEVMVSGVDEDAVSAPTPAELALALAEAKASVVAARPEAQGALVVGCDSVLDLDGRALGKPADAEEAIARWKAMRGRAGTLQTGHCVHDTLSGRYASATASTVVRFGEPTDEEIAAYVASGEPLHVAGAFTLDGRSAPFLDGIDGDHGNVIGISLPLLRRLLAELGVALTDLWAPAAD